The following coding sequences lie in one Thermus antranikianii DSM 12462 genomic window:
- a CDS encoding Eco57I restriction-modification methylase domain-containing protein, whose protein sequence is MSPSREEVVAHYADRLHQVLQKTIAQNPNEAEFRRAVEPLLEEFLREMGLEPLARAEYTLAQGRADAIFNRLVIEYERPGVLKPKPDAATRHAVQQVKDYLSGIAQRERHAKERLAGVAFDGRYLIFVRHMGERWVEEPPVEANPHSLKRFLTWLAGLASGIALTSENLNRDFSIEQLRTQTILRGLYQALEKALAEEGLVRQLFEQWRIFFSEAIDYSETFGGRKLEPLKKWVRKAGLHIQTPEEAERFFFVLHTYFALLAKLLAWLALSRHMGVRLGAPVFSALAAADGETLQKRLGEMESGGIFRQYGILNLLEGDFFAWYLHAWSSEVERALRALIERLDEYDPTTLSLFPEETRDLFKKLYHYLLPREIRHNLGEYYTPDWLAWRLLVQLDNTFFAGTPSPNDEKLRQKLLSTRFLDPACGSGTFPVLVIGRMLELGRLLMVPERDLLEAILKNVVGFDLNPLAVLTARVNYLLAISDLLQYRQGDITIPIYLADSVRTPAEGQDLFSQGIFVFPTAVGDFQVPAALVTAPKRFDRFCEILESSIRSEVDPQAFLERTRRELDLNPSEWDDNARKLAEELYTKLLDLHRRGLNGLWARLLKNNFAPLTVGRFDYIVGNPPWINWEHLPDEYRESIKHLWLRYRIAGSYTGGRPRLGAVKVDISALMTYIVVDNLLKNGGKLGFVITQSLLKTAAGAGFRRLSIPTEKGKEVPLRIVYVDDMVDLNPFEGASNRTAVIVLEKGKPTQYPVPYTVWRKNRGVRFTYDSTLEDVQAATRRLQFQAQPVDPDNPTSPWLTARPKALRAVRKILGQSDYEAHAGVYTGGANAVYWVEPVLKRPDGLWVVRNLTEGAKVKVEEVTETIEPDLLYPLLRGRDVQRWRAEPSAWIIIPQDPNNPSRAYPEAKLKVDYPRLYAYLKQFESVLRRRAAFQQILCKREPEFYGIMDIGHYSFSPWKVVWTRLAKIEAAVVGLHGRKPVIPQETVSLVQCDTKEEAYYIAALVNSTAFQFAATSYSQEGGKSMGSMHILEHIRIPRYQPTDPVHRRLAELSQAAHKAAQAGDEKRLEALEAEIDREAAKLWGLTEAELREIQESLRELEGEVPAAEEEA, encoded by the coding sequence ATGAGCCCTTCCAGGGAAGAAGTTGTTGCCCACTACGCTGACAGGCTTCACCAAGTTCTTCAGAAAACCATAGCGCAGAACCCCAACGAGGCTGAGTTCCGAAGAGCGGTAGAGCCTCTATTGGAGGAGTTTTTACGGGAAATGGGCCTCGAGCCCCTAGCCCGAGCAGAGTACACCTTAGCACAGGGACGGGCCGATGCCATCTTTAATCGCTTGGTCATCGAGTACGAGCGCCCCGGTGTCCTCAAGCCCAAGCCAGACGCCGCCACACGGCATGCGGTGCAACAGGTTAAGGATTACCTGTCCGGCATCGCCCAGAGGGAGCGGCATGCCAAGGAACGCCTAGCAGGTGTGGCGTTTGACGGGCGCTATTTGATCTTCGTCCGGCACATGGGGGAAAGGTGGGTGGAGGAACCTCCCGTGGAGGCCAATCCCCACTCGCTCAAGCGCTTCCTCACCTGGCTTGCGGGCTTGGCTTCGGGGATTGCCCTGACCTCGGAAAACCTCAACCGGGACTTCAGCATAGAGCAATTGCGCACCCAAACCATCCTCCGGGGGCTTTACCAAGCTTTGGAAAAGGCCCTGGCGGAAGAGGGTCTGGTCCGCCAGCTCTTTGAGCAATGGCGCATCTTCTTCAGCGAGGCCATAGACTACTCCGAAACCTTTGGCGGGCGCAAGTTGGAACCGCTTAAAAAATGGGTGCGCAAAGCAGGTCTCCACATCCAAACCCCAGAAGAAGCCGAGCGTTTCTTCTTCGTCCTCCACACGTACTTCGCCCTATTGGCCAAGCTGCTCGCCTGGCTGGCCCTTTCCCGCCACATGGGGGTTAGGCTGGGAGCCCCGGTGTTCTCTGCCCTTGCTGCCGCAGACGGGGAAACCCTGCAGAAGAGGCTTGGGGAGATGGAGTCGGGAGGCATATTCCGGCAGTACGGCATCCTCAACCTTCTGGAGGGGGATTTCTTCGCCTGGTACCTTCACGCCTGGAGCAGCGAGGTGGAGCGCGCCCTCCGTGCCCTCATCGAACGCCTAGATGAGTACGACCCCACCACCCTCTCCCTCTTCCCCGAGGAAACCCGGGACCTTTTCAAAAAGCTCTATCACTACCTCTTACCCCGGGAAATACGCCACAACCTGGGGGAGTACTACACACCGGATTGGCTCGCATGGCGCCTCCTGGTGCAGCTGGACAATACCTTTTTCGCCGGAACCCCCTCGCCCAATGACGAAAAGTTACGCCAGAAGCTCCTTAGCACCCGATTTTTAGACCCCGCATGCGGATCCGGTACTTTCCCGGTCCTTGTCATCGGAAGGATGCTGGAGTTGGGCAGATTGTTGATGGTTCCGGAGAGGGACCTCTTAGAAGCCATCCTCAAGAACGTGGTGGGCTTCGACCTCAACCCCCTGGCCGTCCTCACGGCACGGGTGAACTATCTACTGGCCATTTCCGACCTCCTTCAGTACCGCCAGGGGGATATCACCATACCCATTTACCTGGCCGACTCGGTCCGTACACCCGCCGAGGGGCAGGACCTTTTTAGCCAGGGCATCTTCGTCTTCCCTACCGCGGTGGGTGATTTCCAGGTGCCGGCAGCTCTGGTGACTGCCCCTAAACGTTTCGACCGCTTCTGCGAGATCTTGGAAAGCAGCATCCGGTCCGAGGTAGACCCGCAAGCCTTTTTGGAACGCACCCGCAGGGAGCTGGACCTTAACCCAAGCGAATGGGATGACAATGCCCGTAAGCTGGCTGAGGAGCTTTATACCAAGCTTCTAGACCTTCACAGAAGAGGTCTCAACGGCCTATGGGCGCGGCTTCTCAAGAACAACTTCGCCCCCCTAACTGTGGGACGGTTTGACTACATCGTGGGCAACCCGCCCTGGATTAACTGGGAACACCTGCCCGATGAATACCGTGAAAGCATCAAACACCTCTGGCTCCGTTACCGGATAGCTGGCTCCTACACAGGTGGGCGTCCCCGGCTCGGAGCGGTCAAGGTGGACATATCCGCCCTCATGACCTACATCGTGGTTGACAACTTGCTCAAAAATGGCGGCAAACTGGGCTTCGTCATCACCCAATCGCTCCTGAAAACTGCAGCGGGGGCTGGATTCCGGCGCTTAAGCATCCCTACGGAAAAGGGCAAGGAAGTCCCTCTTCGCATTGTGTACGTGGACGACATGGTGGACCTCAACCCCTTTGAAGGTGCTTCTAACCGAACCGCTGTAATCGTGCTAGAAAAAGGTAAGCCAACCCAGTACCCCGTGCCCTATACCGTGTGGCGCAAGAACAGGGGCGTGCGCTTCACCTACGATAGCACCCTGGAGGACGTACAGGCTGCCACACGCCGGCTCCAGTTCCAGGCCCAACCCGTGGACCCCGACAACCCCACCTCTCCCTGGCTCACCGCTCGCCCGAAGGCGCTGCGCGCCGTGCGCAAAATCCTAGGCCAGTCCGACTATGAGGCTCACGCTGGCGTATACACCGGAGGGGCAAATGCCGTTTACTGGGTAGAACCAGTACTGAAACGCCCCGATGGGCTCTGGGTAGTGCGCAACCTGACCGAAGGGGCCAAGGTGAAGGTAGAGGAGGTAACCGAAACCATTGAGCCTGATCTTCTCTATCCACTCCTTCGTGGCCGCGATGTGCAGCGCTGGCGGGCTGAACCTTCAGCGTGGATAATCATCCCGCAGGACCCTAACAACCCAAGCCGGGCCTATCCGGAGGCAAAACTCAAAGTTGACTATCCTAGACTTTATGCCTACCTTAAGCAATTTGAATCCGTACTACGCCGACGGGCTGCTTTTCAGCAGATCCTTTGCAAGCGTGAGCCTGAGTTTTACGGAATCATGGACATTGGCCACTACTCCTTCTCCCCCTGGAAGGTGGTGTGGACAAGGCTCGCCAAGATTGAGGCGGCGGTGGTTGGCTTGCATGGGAGAAAACCAGTCATACCACAAGAAACCGTCAGCTTGGTTCAATGTGACACGAAAGAAGAGGCATACTATATCGCCGCGTTAGTCAACTCGACGGCCTTCCAGTTTGCCGCTACCTCCTATAGCCAAGAGGGTGGCAAAAGCATGGGATCTATGCACATCCTCGAGCACATCCGCATTCCACGCTACCAACCCACCGACCCCGTACATCGGCGGCTTGCGGAGCTGTCGCAGGCGGCGCACAAAGCGGCCCAGGCGGGAGATGAAAAGCGCTTAGAGGCCCTGGAGGCAGAAATCGACCGGGAAGCGGCTAAGCTTTGGGGCCTGACGGAAGCCGAGCTCAGAGAGATTCAAGAGAGCCTACGGGAGCTGGAGGGAGAGGTACCTGCAGCAGAGGAAGAAGCATGA